A stretch of the Neofelis nebulosa isolate mNeoNeb1 chromosome 1, mNeoNeb1.pri, whole genome shotgun sequence genome encodes the following:
- the LOC131494213 gene encoding olfactory receptor 2T11, translating into MKNITLSSDFTLLGLLVNNKTTGIVFAVIFAIFVVAVTANLVMIFLIQVDSRLHTPMYFLLSQLSIMDTLFICTTVPKLLVDMVSKEKTISFVGCGIQIFLYLSMIGSEFFLLGLMAYDRYVAVCNPLRYPVLMNRRVCLLLAAGAWFGGSLDGFLLTPITMNVPYCHSRNINHFFCEIPAVLRLACADTSLYETLMYICCVLMLLIPISIISISYSLILLTVHRMRSAEGRKKAFTTCSSHLTVVSIFYGAAFYTYVLPQSFHTPEQDKVVSAFYTIVTPMLNPLIYSLRNKDVMGAFQKILSRCLSAQKVSTSDA; encoded by the coding sequence ATGAAGAATATAACTTTATCTTCTGATTTTACCCTCCTGGGGCTTCTGGTGAACAATAAAACTACTGGGATTGTCTTTGctgttatttttgctatttttgtggTAGCTGTAACTGCAAATTTGGTCATGATATTCTTGATTCAGGTGGACTCCCGTCTCCATACTCCTATGTACTTTCTGCTCAGCCAGCTGTCCATCATGGACACTCTTTTCATTTGTACCACTGTCCCAAAACTTCTGGTCGACATGGTTTCTAAAGAGAAGACCATTTCCTTTGTGGGTTGCGGCATCCAGATCTTCCTCTACTTGAGCATGATTGGCTCGGAGTTCTTCCTCTTGGGCCTCATGGCCTATGACCGTTATGTGGCTGTCTGTAACCCTCTTAGGTATCCAGTCCTGATGAACCGCAGGGTGTGTCTTCTGCTGGCTGCTGGTGCCTGGTTTGGGGGGTCCCTGGATGGCTTTCTGCTCACCCCCATCACCATGAATGTTCCCTATTGTCACTCCCGCAATATCAACCATTTTTTCTGTGAGATCCCTGCAGTTCTCAGACTAGCCTGTGCTGACACATCCTTGTATGAAACCTTGATGTACATCTGCTGTGTACTCATGTTGCTCATCCCTATCTCTATCATCTCAATCTCCTACTCTCTTATTTTGTTAACTGTCCACAGAATGCGCTCTGCTGAAGGCCGGAAAAAGGCCTTTACTACTTGCTCTTCCCACTTGACTGTGGTCAGCATTTTCTATGGGGCTGCCTTCTACACTTATGTTCTGCCCCAGTCTTTTCACACTCCTGAGCAGGACAAAGTAGTTTCAGCCTTCTATACCATTGTCACACCCATGCTCAATCCTCTTATCTACAGCCTCAGAAACAAGGATGTCATGGGGGCATTTCAAAAGATATTGTCAAGATGTTTATCTGCTCAGAAAGTATCCACAAGTGATGCTTAG